In Methanotorris formicicus Mc-S-70, a single genomic region encodes these proteins:
- a CDS encoding HTH domain-containing protein: MSENKLNVEREIKLMANRKDFDFWEFLKKAYESDVKLDIGHFIILNILIGVGELYKRLSEEIGKNQAQKILEKKGIFTKNSEYVSGEYLKKFIGRSSRVAVHNRIRDLKNLGFEIEGKSGPLGGYKLIKTPEWFQ; encoded by the coding sequence ATGAGTGAGAATAAATTAAACGTTGAGAGAGAGATTAAACTTATGGCGAATAGAAAGGACTTTGATTTTTGGGAATTTTTAAAAAAGGCATATGAAAGCGATGTAAAACTTGATATTGGGCATTTTATTATACTCAATATTTTAATTGGGGTTGGAGAGTTGTATAAACGCCTAAGTGAAGAGATTGGGAAGAATCAAGCCCAGAAGATACTTGAAAAGAAGGGCATATTTACAAAAAATTCCGAATATGTTTCAGGAGAGTATTTGAAAAAGTTTATTGGAAGAAGTAGTAGGGTCGCTGTGCATAATAGAATAAGGGATTTGAAAAACTTGGGATTTGAAATTGAAGGAAAGTCCGGACCGTTAGGAGGTTATAAGTTAATAAAGACTCCGGAATGGTTTCAATAA
- a CDS encoding CBS domain-containing protein, whose translation MKVKELMDTNFLKVYPDYTVEEVSELMYKKKRYSSPVVDEHDKLVGWINAIDLLILNDEDKKKEIKEFMHDIDRVIILNENDEAREAVIKIVKYKVVSIPVVNNEGKVVGIVRNCDITKTLAKLYDIPVYKLFKTLQEQLRGITWEELMEAAAIVTKQTTGEEITPEEYERRIKDATFGKAIWACGGLEKFFAGLIRIGEVALARKVAKKRGM comes from the coding sequence ATGAAAGTGAAAGAACTTATGGACACTAACTTTTTAAAGGTTTATCCCGATTATACAGTTGAAGAGGTATCTGAATTAATGTATAAAAAAAAGAGATACTCATCCCCTGTTGTTGATGAACACGATAAATTAGTAGGATGGATTAATGCTATTGATTTGTTAATACTTAACGATGAAGATAAAAAGAAAGAAATAAAAGAATTTATGCATGATATTGATAGAGTTATCATATTAAATGAAAATGATGAGGCAAGAGAGGCAGTAATTAAGATTGTTAAGTATAAGGTTGTTAGTATTCCAGTGGTTAACAACGAAGGAAAGGTTGTGGGTATAGTTAGGAATTGTGACATTACAAAGACACTTGCAAAACTCTATGATATTCCAGTTTATAAGTTGTTTAAGACACTTCAAGAGCAATTAAGAGGCATAACTTGGGAAGAATTGATGGAAGCAGCGGCAATTGTAACAAAACAAACCACTGGAGAGGAGATAACTCCTGAAGAATATGAGAGGAGAATAAAAGATGCCACATTTGGTAAGGCAATTTGGGCATGTGGTGGTTTGGAAAAGTTCTTTGCAGGTTTAATTAGGATTGGAGAAGTTGCACTTGCAAGAAAGGTGGCAAAAAAGAGGGGTATGTAA